In a single window of the Pseudomonas oryzihabitans genome:
- a CDS encoding flagellar protein FlaG: MDIVKTSGFAAVPASGANSGGSGIAAVSSSEKSAATEQDKTQQSAAGVNQDDVDSAVSGLKSKLQNDRRNLDFQVDDSTGEVVVKVIDGESGKLVRQIPTEEVLKLSKQLDDFRSLMFEAKA; encoded by the coding sequence ATGGACATCGTCAAAACATCGGGTTTTGCCGCGGTGCCCGCCTCTGGCGCCAATTCGGGAGGAAGCGGGATAGCTGCCGTTTCGTCTTCGGAAAAATCTGCGGCCACTGAGCAGGACAAAACCCAACAGTCGGCTGCAGGGGTTAACCAGGACGACGTGGACAGCGCCGTTTCCGGATTGAAATCAAAGCTACAGAATGATCGTCGTAATCTCGATTTCCAGGTGGACGACTCCACCGGCGAGGTCGTGGTTAAGGTGATCGACGGCGAGTCAGGCAAGTTGGTACGACAGATTCCTACGGAGGAGGTGTTGAAGTTGTCCAAGCAACTCGACGACTTCCGTAGCCTGATGTTTGAGGCCAAAGCCTGA
- a CDS encoding flagellin — MALTVNTNIASLNTQRNLQASSNALSTSMQRLSTGSRINSAKDDAAGLQISNRLTNQINGLNQATRNANDGISLSQTAEGAMQQSTNILQRIRDLAVQSANGSNSDADRAALQKEVSAQQSELSRIADTTTFGGRKLLDGSFGTTSFQIGSNAYETIDITLKDTSSTALGSYQIGGGATTEGADGTTKTGKVTTGSGAVFSSGTINVVGGGKSESVTIATTDSAKSLAEKFDGKIPGLAASARTVVQAEVAVTSGSINMKMTVGDNSVDLVGVTSTEELAAQINSNASKLGVTANYDKDSKKLTITSASGENIKFGGDTNSANATFKVASQGTDGKFSAATDIHANGGTATGYVKLDSPTTFALTGATADVFGKKTAELSKVSDVDISTADGAQKALSVIDQALANIDSQRADLGAVQNRFDNTISNLTNISENASSARSRIKDTDYAQETANLSKNQVLQQAGTAILAQAKQLPQSVLSLLQ, encoded by the coding sequence ATGGCCCTTACCGTCAATACCAACATTGCTTCTCTGAACACCCAGCGTAACCTGCAAGCTTCCTCGAACGCGCTGTCCACTTCCATGCAGCGCCTGTCCACCGGTAGCCGTATCAACAGTGCCAAGGACGACGCCGCCGGCCTGCAGATCTCCAACCGTCTGACCAACCAGATCAATGGTCTGAACCAGGCCACTCGCAACGCCAATGATGGCATCTCTCTGTCGCAGACCGCTGAAGGTGCCATGCAGCAGTCGACCAACATCCTGCAGCGTATTCGCGACCTGGCCGTACAGTCCGCCAACGGTTCCAACAGTGACGCTGACCGTGCTGCCCTGCAGAAAGAAGTCTCCGCGCAGCAGTCCGAGCTGAGCCGTATCGCCGATACCACCACCTTTGGTGGCCGCAAGCTGCTCGATGGCTCCTTCGGGACCACCAGCTTCCAGATCGGTTCCAATGCCTACGAAACCATCGACATCACGCTGAAAGACACTTCCTCGACCGCTCTGGGTTCCTATCAGATCGGTGGTGGTGCTACCACCGAGGGTGCCGACGGCACTACCAAGACGGGTAAGGTGACCACCGGTAGTGGCGCTGTCTTCTCCAGCGGCACCATCAACGTAGTTGGCGGCGGCAAGTCCGAAAGCGTGACTATCGCCACTACCGATAGCGCCAAGAGTCTGGCCGAAAAGTTCGATGGCAAGATTCCCGGCCTGGCAGCTTCTGCTCGTACCGTAGTTCAGGCTGAAGTCGCCGTTACCAGCGGCTCGATCAACATGAAGATGACGGTTGGCGACAACTCTGTCGACCTGGTGGGTGTTACCAGCACCGAGGAGCTGGCCGCACAGATCAACTCCAACGCCAGCAAGCTCGGCGTCACGGCGAACTATGATAAGGACAGCAAAAAGCTGACCATTACTTCTGCTTCGGGCGAGAACATCAAGTTTGGTGGCGACACCAACAGTGCGAACGCTACCTTCAAGGTCGCATCTCAGGGTACCGACGGAAAATTCAGCGCCGCGACCGATATCCATGCCAACGGTGGTACCGCAACCGGCTACGTGAAACTGGACTCCCCGACCACCTTTGCGCTGACCGGCGCTACTGCGGACGTATTCGGCAAGAAAACCGCCGAGCTGAGTAAGGTCTCCGATGTCGACATCTCCACTGCCGACGGTGCTCAGAAAGCGCTGTCCGTCATCGACCAGGCCCTGGCCAACATCGACAGCCAGCGTGCCGACCTCGGTGCCGTGCAGAACCGCTTCGACAACACCATCAGCAACCTGACCAACATCTCGGAAAACGCCTCGTCCGCTCGTAGCCGGATCAAAGACACCGACTACGCCCAGGAGACCGCCAACCTGTCGAAGAACCAGGTTCTGCAACAGGCCGGTACCGCGATTCTGGCCCAGGCCAAGCAGCTGCCTCAGTCGGTACTCAGCCTGCTCCAGTAA
- a CDS encoding glycosyltransferase, with protein MKKASQGIKARQFRSATQRGQIGPELLYERQREVISSAVLPLLEPSDRLLDIGCADGQFSLLYAQKVAKVKGIDLGSELIRQARDQAAKIGAANVQFEAVDIFEFGRSERFEAVSLMGVLTTITDDLSAARVLLRAAEVLSDDGILILKDSVLVGADSSVTLVTDSYEAVYRTESSYLALVRSLGFELSSRHPLLTMDNYQQTSILYVFRQLLPKPVEKPHSSLRVACYGSMPFHFRSLRPLSACFEKSLLSLDIAEVMAWRPDVIAVADGWSVEFWRDYCDAHGATLVAMRHGSVTRYGYAEPQYNLADYMCGSAWDIEDTLLSGVRPRQGFLLTGNAWVDQVFRLPKRVPVRDCPTILFAPTYNPELSAAVYFGERLVPLIRQVFPTARIIIKPHPAIVQYEHAFVVEKERFRNLMAVWRMQAASDSLVELIDDPEASIADSFAEADILVADRSSLLFEFMALDRPILLYSSEKRVEHWEYNPSAPGNAWRDIGLEFQDDDEFLSLLGDVFGAHERRCRKAQVERTQALHGRYQDGLSTQRVASAIANLPRVTVVINGYDEQRSLLLVENVTQEWPSAHVVLIGQVIDRAGVNSYSSLLQWTNVLEKQGGKTGLFLLLEGHSWMQPGSFHPLSVALAESGKGTFRGRRHTLSAAVDTAMDDGGEAAWLRKRLFKVLGRTCWQLVTYDALMCEVAHLRSQLSEAAMQVWWHSLTTPGPEPTNSLYVTPGPGVTKLVGSVHYLFGEESRLSITSDIRSDWYGRGRLRLHLAALDQKNYSHFPVGLTFTVNGLVLEQRFEIAEATQAFDIFFAPDAQGRAEVGIFCNGSFPGMQGLVGSISLAGTFDEVEVLLSVVDSDQAERPFPHVVRLTDDLAESLTDYQAWSSPRRFGVEQKALIAGRAAGSEPRTQMLAVLHGNVLDVELLARTLSSIGSQLYPVAGVVVMAVEGQGPTPTTADQWQPVDSWYGLAQVLESTGADWFMVMEVGDVLAEHACLLIAEHVQQHPGWQFCYVDEDVQVKGGGYTNPLFKPNINLDLLRSYPYLGPRVAVAARSYLDLQGFADDIGQLGPYDFAFRVIEIYGLDAVGHIPEVLIHAHCSFGEWVSRPDVQPFIAPVVSRHLGRLNVPHEIYAGALSVINRVAYGYSGEPKISLIIPTKDQLFYLRRCIESIFEKTSYPNYEIIIVDNGSTDAATCEWLQGIRDLKTQQLRVIDYPEAFNYSAMNNLAVAHSTGDYLILLNNDTEVIQPDWIQALLNHARRPEVGVVGAKLHFPDGRIQHAGVVLGLDGPADHAFIGLPADDPGYMHRMVVDQNYLAVTAACLMVPRSLYLEVGGLDEGDFRVSYNDVDFCLKIRQAGYLCVWTPYAVLMHEGSVSQREVDKSSQSEKVTRFTAEQLSMYDRWLPVIANDPSYNRNLALTKPGFELDPREAGWKPLVTSLSPRILAIPADDSGCGHYRIYQPFEALRERALIEGGIGADILSPAEIDRIAPDTIVLQRQILDEQINMIQRLKRYSTAFRVFELDDYLPNLPLKSVHREHMPKDVLKSLRRALSLVDRFVVSTDALAEQFGDLHSDIRVVNNRLPIKWWGNLTPHKAASSRPRVGWAGGIGHQGDLELIHDVVRDLANEVDWIFLGYCPESLRAYVKEFHHGVQIEQYPQRLADLALDLAIAPLEDNVFNACKSNLRLLEYGACGYPVVCSDVRAYAGSLDVVRVKNRYKNWVEAIRAQVGDLPASRLAGQRLRAQVMGNWLLDEKGVLDWQAAWLPS; from the coding sequence ATGAAAAAAGCGTCCCAGGGGATTAAGGCGCGGCAATTTCGGTCAGCGACCCAAAGGGGTCAGATAGGGCCGGAGCTGCTCTACGAGCGGCAAAGAGAAGTTATTTCGAGCGCCGTTTTACCGTTGCTTGAACCAAGCGACCGGCTACTCGACATAGGCTGTGCAGATGGCCAGTTTTCCTTGCTCTATGCGCAGAAGGTAGCAAAGGTAAAGGGTATTGACCTTGGGTCGGAACTCATTCGGCAGGCCCGCGATCAGGCAGCCAAGATCGGAGCGGCGAACGTTCAGTTTGAAGCGGTAGACATCTTCGAGTTCGGGAGGTCGGAAAGATTCGAGGCGGTCAGCCTGATGGGGGTACTCACGACCATCACCGATGATCTGAGTGCAGCTCGAGTATTGCTACGGGCTGCTGAAGTACTGAGCGACGATGGCATCCTGATACTCAAGGATTCGGTGCTGGTAGGCGCTGACTCCTCAGTCACGCTGGTTACCGATAGCTACGAGGCTGTGTACCGGACCGAGTCTTCCTACCTGGCGCTGGTTCGCTCTTTAGGGTTCGAGCTTTCATCTCGTCACCCCCTGCTGACAATGGACAATTATCAGCAGACGAGCATTCTTTATGTGTTCAGGCAACTGCTGCCCAAGCCCGTCGAAAAGCCTCATTCCAGCCTGAGGGTGGCCTGTTATGGCAGCATGCCGTTCCACTTTCGCTCGCTAAGACCACTGTCAGCATGTTTTGAGAAGAGCCTGCTGAGCCTGGATATCGCTGAGGTGATGGCTTGGCGGCCCGACGTCATCGCGGTGGCCGATGGTTGGTCTGTGGAATTTTGGCGCGACTACTGCGATGCCCATGGAGCAACGCTTGTCGCCATGCGGCATGGTTCTGTCACGCGGTATGGCTACGCCGAACCGCAATACAATCTAGCTGATTACATGTGCGGCAGCGCTTGGGACATAGAGGATACGCTGCTATCTGGAGTCCGCCCACGCCAAGGATTTTTGCTAACCGGCAATGCCTGGGTAGATCAGGTCTTCCGGTTGCCGAAAAGAGTACCAGTCCGCGACTGTCCGACTATTCTATTCGCCCCTACGTATAATCCGGAACTCAGTGCTGCAGTCTATTTCGGTGAAAGACTTGTGCCACTCATACGCCAAGTCTTTCCGACTGCAAGAATTATTATCAAGCCTCATCCTGCGATCGTTCAATACGAGCACGCCTTTGTCGTCGAGAAGGAACGCTTCCGCAATTTAATGGCCGTATGGCGGATGCAGGCAGCGTCCGATTCGCTGGTCGAATTGATCGACGATCCTGAAGCCAGTATTGCTGATAGCTTTGCCGAAGCGGATATATTGGTTGCCGATCGCTCTTCGCTGCTGTTTGAGTTCATGGCGCTGGATCGACCGATTTTGTTGTACTCCAGTGAAAAGCGGGTAGAACACTGGGAATACAATCCTTCGGCGCCTGGTAATGCCTGGCGGGATATAGGGCTGGAGTTTCAGGATGACGATGAGTTCCTGAGTTTGCTAGGGGATGTCTTCGGCGCTCATGAAAGGCGTTGCCGCAAAGCTCAAGTGGAGCGAACTCAGGCACTTCATGGCCGTTATCAAGATGGCCTGTCCACTCAAAGAGTAGCATCCGCTATAGCTAATCTTCCCCGTGTAACCGTCGTCATCAACGGCTATGACGAACAACGATCGCTGCTATTGGTTGAAAATGTCACCCAAGAATGGCCGAGTGCCCATGTGGTATTGATTGGGCAGGTGATTGATAGAGCGGGTGTCAACTCCTACTCAAGCCTTCTCCAATGGACGAATGTATTGGAGAAGCAAGGCGGAAAGACGGGGCTTTTCCTGCTGCTTGAAGGTCATTCCTGGATGCAGCCAGGTAGTTTCCATCCGCTATCGGTAGCGCTGGCGGAAAGCGGTAAAGGCACCTTCCGCGGTAGACGTCATACCCTCTCTGCTGCGGTCGATACCGCTATGGATGACGGCGGAGAGGCAGCCTGGTTGCGTAAGCGGTTGTTCAAGGTACTTGGTAGAACCTGCTGGCAACTGGTGACTTACGATGCACTGATGTGCGAAGTCGCGCACTTGCGTTCGCAACTGAGCGAAGCAGCAATGCAAGTGTGGTGGCATTCGTTGACGACGCCTGGACCTGAACCAACGAATTCACTGTACGTTACGCCAGGGCCAGGGGTCACAAAGCTGGTCGGCAGCGTGCATTATCTCTTCGGCGAAGAATCCAGGTTGAGTATTACCTCGGATATCCGAAGTGACTGGTATGGAAGAGGGCGGTTGCGGCTACATCTGGCTGCTCTTGACCAAAAAAACTACAGCCATTTTCCAGTTGGCTTGACGTTTACCGTCAATGGGCTGGTCCTTGAGCAGCGATTCGAGATTGCTGAGGCGACGCAGGCTTTTGATATTTTCTTCGCGCCTGACGCCCAAGGGCGCGCGGAAGTAGGTATTTTCTGTAATGGCAGCTTTCCAGGGATGCAAGGACTGGTTGGCTCCATTTCACTTGCGGGCACCTTTGATGAGGTTGAGGTACTGCTATCGGTTGTCGACTCCGATCAGGCTGAAAGGCCGTTCCCTCATGTGGTACGTCTCACCGACGACTTGGCTGAGTCGCTTACCGACTACCAGGCCTGGAGTTCTCCACGACGTTTTGGTGTCGAGCAGAAGGCGTTGATCGCCGGCCGGGCTGCCGGGAGCGAACCTCGTACGCAAATGCTTGCCGTGCTACATGGCAACGTATTGGACGTCGAACTCCTAGCGCGCACCCTCTCTAGCATTGGAAGTCAGCTCTATCCCGTAGCAGGCGTGGTGGTCATGGCTGTAGAGGGTCAAGGACCGACCCCGACTACCGCTGACCAATGGCAGCCTGTGGATAGCTGGTATGGTTTAGCTCAGGTGCTCGAGTCCACCGGCGCGGACTGGTTCATGGTCATGGAGGTCGGCGACGTCTTGGCGGAGCATGCCTGTCTGTTGATCGCTGAACATGTTCAGCAGCATCCTGGCTGGCAGTTCTGCTATGTCGATGAAGACGTTCAGGTCAAAGGGGGGGGGTACACCAACCCGCTGTTCAAGCCGAACATCAATCTGGATCTGTTGCGCAGCTATCCTTATCTCGGTCCGCGAGTGGCTGTCGCCGCCCGGAGCTATCTCGACCTGCAGGGATTTGCTGACGATATCGGTCAGCTGGGTCCGTATGATTTTGCTTTTCGGGTGATAGAAATCTATGGCCTCGATGCCGTTGGACATATACCGGAAGTGCTGATACATGCTCATTGCTCTTTCGGTGAGTGGGTTTCGCGCCCTGATGTACAACCTTTTATAGCTCCTGTGGTGAGTCGTCATCTGGGACGGCTGAATGTTCCCCATGAAATATATGCTGGCGCACTTTCGGTTATAAATAGAGTGGCCTATGGCTATTCCGGCGAACCGAAGATCAGTCTAATCATACCGACCAAGGATCAGTTGTTCTATTTGCGTCGTTGTATTGAAAGTATCTTCGAGAAGACTTCCTATCCCAACTATGAAATCATCATTGTAGACAATGGAAGCACCGATGCGGCCACCTGCGAGTGGCTTCAGGGAATACGAGATCTCAAGACGCAACAGTTGCGAGTAATCGACTATCCTGAGGCTTTCAATTATTCGGCAATGAACAATCTCGCCGTCGCGCACTCCACCGGCGACTATCTGATTTTGCTCAATAACGATACCGAGGTGATTCAGCCGGACTGGATACAGGCATTGCTCAACCACGCCAGGCGCCCCGAGGTCGGGGTGGTAGGAGCCAAGCTGCATTTTCCCGATGGACGTATCCAGCACGCGGGTGTTGTGCTGGGGCTGGATGGACCAGCCGATCATGCCTTCATAGGCCTGCCAGCGGATGATCCCGGTTACATGCATCGTATGGTAGTCGATCAAAACTATCTGGCGGTAACAGCTGCGTGCCTCATGGTTCCGCGTTCGTTGTATCTCGAAGTTGGTGGACTTGATGAAGGCGATTTTCGTGTTTCCTACAACGACGTCGATTTCTGTCTGAAGATACGCCAAGCTGGCTATCTCTGTGTCTGGACGCCCTATGCGGTTCTCATGCACGAGGGAAGTGTCAGTCAGCGGGAAGTCGACAAGAGCAGCCAGTCGGAAAAGGTCACTAGATTTACCGCTGAGCAATTGTCGATGTATGACCGATGGCTGCCTGTGATTGCCAACGATCCCAGCTACAACCGGAACCTGGCGCTGACGAAGCCAGGTTTCGAGCTCGATCCCCGGGAGGCAGGTTGGAAGCCACTGGTCACCTCACTCAGCCCGCGTATCTTGGCGATACCGGCTGACGACAGCGGTTGTGGTCACTATCGGATTTATCAACCCTTCGAAGCGCTCCGTGAACGTGCGCTGATTGAAGGTGGTATAGGCGCAGATATCCTTTCCCCGGCGGAAATCGACCGGATTGCGCCCGATACGATAGTTTTGCAGCGACAGATACTGGATGAGCAGATAAATATGATTCAAAGGCTCAAAAGGTACTCGACCGCGTTTCGCGTCTTCGAGCTGGATGACTACCTGCCTAATTTGCCGCTAAAGAGCGTCCACCGAGAGCATATGCCCAAGGATGTCCTGAAATCTTTGCGCAGAGCACTCTCTCTGGTGGATCGCTTCGTCGTCTCCACTGACGCCTTGGCCGAGCAATTTGGAGATCTGCACTCTGACATCAGAGTGGTCAACAACCGTTTGCCCATCAAATGGTGGGGAAACCTCACACCGCACAAGGCCGCTTCTTCACGTCCACGGGTTGGGTGGGCGGGAGGCATTGGGCATCAGGGGGATCTCGAATTGATTCACGATGTGGTTCGAGATCTCGCGAACGAGGTCGACTGGATATTCTTGGGCTATTGCCCTGAAAGCCTGCGAGCCTATGTGAAGGAATTTCACCATGGGGTACAGATTGAGCAGTATCCCCAGCGTCTCGCCGACCTTGCTCTGGATCTGGCCATTGCACCTTTGGAGGACAATGTATTCAACGCCTGTAAGAGCAATTTGCGGCTGCTTGAGTATGGAGCCTGTGGCTATCCGGTGGTGTGCAGCGACGTACGTGCCTACGCCGGGAGCCTAGACGTGGTTCGCGTCAAGAACCGCTACAAGAATTGGGTGGAAGCCATCCGCGCTCAGGTGGGTGACCTTCCTGCCAGCCGGCTAGCGGGACAGAGACTGCGCGCCCAGGTCATGGGCAACTGGTTATTGGACGAGAAGGGTGTTCTGGACTGGCAGGCGGCCTGGTTGCCAAGCTGA
- a CDS encoding NTP transferase domain-containing protein, which yields MPPIEHVVISAAGIGSRLGLNRPKCLVEVAGRTLLDYHLERLVDVPFVWLVVGFQEEDVIAHALALRPNIIIVRNPDFARTNTLQSIFRVARHLHERFLVVDADTVVRPDSFRDFIKAAEQYNQLVGVSSYTTSDGVRVVLNQENTLVQAFTREPYHEWEWTGIAILEPSTVVDQPIYVYQALEPYLPLPAYELDAFDIDTVADLDMARRVMTGGWK from the coding sequence ATGCCGCCTATTGAACATGTTGTGATCAGTGCTGCTGGTATAGGGTCTCGCTTAGGTTTGAATAGGCCGAAGTGTTTGGTAGAGGTGGCAGGGCGCACCCTGCTCGACTATCATCTCGAGCGCTTGGTCGATGTTCCTTTCGTATGGCTTGTCGTAGGCTTTCAGGAAGAAGACGTTATTGCTCATGCCTTGGCGCTCCGGCCAAATATAATTATCGTTCGTAATCCCGACTTTGCGCGAACCAATACGCTGCAAAGCATATTCAGAGTTGCTCGGCATCTGCACGAAAGATTCTTGGTAGTGGATGCCGATACTGTGGTGAGACCGGATAGCTTTAGGGATTTTATAAAGGCTGCCGAACAATATAATCAACTGGTGGGCGTTTCTAGTTATACAACCAGCGATGGTGTCAGAGTAGTCCTGAATCAGGAAAATACGCTTGTTCAGGCTTTCACGCGAGAACCGTATCACGAATGGGAGTGGACGGGCATAGCGATACTCGAGCCCAGCACTGTCGTTGATCAGCCGATTTACGTGTATCAGGCGCTTGAGCCTTATCTGCCGCTACCTGCCTATGAATTGGACGCTTTCGACATAGATACCGTCGCAGATCTAGACATGGCTAGAAGGGTCATGACCGGTGGATGGAAATAG
- a CDS encoding HAD-IB family phosphatase has translation MTRQELLPLIAATVGLEDEISLLTQATIDGVLPFDKSFKLRVRLLKDANIEWIHQTLEHSVDFDAEILSFIASRPEDCYVITGNLDIWVKPVLDRLGIRNFASRAKLDDNGKLVGIDHILHKGDVVAELRRQYDRIIAVGDGMNDVPMFEAADWRIAYGGTHPPTALLVKLSDFVIYDRTALCRLLNML, from the coding sequence TTGACCCGCCAGGAGCTTCTCCCTCTCATCGCTGCAACCGTGGGGCTCGAGGATGAGATCTCGCTGCTAACGCAGGCCACAATCGACGGCGTGTTGCCTTTTGACAAATCGTTCAAGTTGCGGGTCCGCTTGCTGAAGGACGCTAATATCGAATGGATACACCAGACGCTGGAGCATAGTGTTGACTTCGACGCTGAAATACTTTCATTTATCGCGAGTCGTCCTGAAGATTGTTACGTGATAACGGGAAATTTGGATATCTGGGTCAAACCGGTTCTTGATCGACTGGGTATCCGCAATTTTGCCTCGAGAGCTAAGCTCGATGACAATGGAAAGCTGGTCGGGATAGATCATATTCTGCATAAGGGTGATGTAGTGGCAGAGCTGCGTAGGCAGTACGACCGCATCATTGCAGTAGGCGATGGCATGAACGATGTGCCCATGTTCGAGGCGGCGGATTGGCGAATCGCCTATGGTGGAACTCATCCGCCGACCGCACTTCTGGTAAAGCTAAGTGATTTTGTAATTTATGACCGGACTGCCCTATGCCGCCTATTGAACATGTTGTGA
- a CDS encoding class I SAM-dependent methyltransferase, with product MQGEIVEIDYAATQAFFERRGRQHYQNALSATMYQDNDPGLVAYRDEAEKAAIGMALCSPAPRSVLDIGCGIGRWGWYLADRHPEIDYLGIDFSSSLIAKAHEGALERGYRRLKFQTMSATAIDSTRLELTPPYDLLIVSGLLIYLNDADCLKMLTDLGSLCSSATRFYLREPIALEKRLTLDAFFSSELQDRYSAIYRTLDELKVLLSQAFPAGTLAVDQEGFLFEDSLEKRVETRQYYLILSMKDVQQ from the coding sequence GTGCAGGGCGAAATCGTTGAAATTGACTATGCTGCCACTCAGGCCTTTTTTGAGCGGCGCGGGCGTCAGCATTATCAGAACGCTCTAAGCGCAACCATGTATCAAGACAATGATCCCGGACTGGTTGCTTACCGTGACGAAGCTGAAAAAGCTGCCATCGGTATGGCGCTCTGCAGCCCCGCACCCAGGTCGGTGCTGGATATTGGTTGTGGTATAGGCCGGTGGGGATGGTACCTGGCAGACCGCCATCCGGAGATCGACTATCTCGGTATCGACTTCTCGTCTTCTCTCATTGCCAAGGCGCATGAGGGAGCCCTGGAACGCGGATACCGACGACTCAAGTTCCAGACCATGTCGGCGACCGCCATCGACAGCACTCGGCTTGAACTAACACCGCCTTATGATCTGCTTATCGTGTCGGGTCTGCTGATCTATTTGAACGACGCCGATTGTCTAAAAATGTTGACCGATCTCGGGTCGCTCTGCTCATCTGCTACTCGCTTCTATCTTCGCGAGCCAATCGCTCTGGAAAAGCGTCTGACCTTGGATGCCTTTTTTTCTTCAGAGCTGCAAGACCGCTATTCCGCCATTTATCGAACGTTGGACGAGCTCAAGGTGCTGTTGTCTCAGGCTTTTCCAGCGGGCACTCTGGCAGTCGACCAGGAAGGGTTCCTGTTTGAGGATAGTCTGGAGAAACGAGTCGAAACCCGTCAGTACTACCTGATTCTTTCCATGAAGGATGTACAGCAGTGA
- the flgL gene encoding flagellar hook-associated protein FlgL, giving the protein MRISTVQAFNNGISGLQNNYGDVSRSQEQISTGKKILTPADDPVASIKLLQLSQEEALNGQYNTGMTAAKNSLNTGEAMLTSVETVLTRIREIAVQAGNGALDPTDRASLAKEVGQREDELMNLMNSKDASGKYLFSGSMGDTQPYVRNADGTYSYNGDEGQRSVQIASSTFVPISDSGKDAFENNFNANRVKTAPTAGNTGTGRISLGLVEDKKAYDDTFPASTPPVAADGIGIHFLDDKKYVIYDLSKAPTAAEWAAYDPTNPPAGQLKADSVDGNPSTSDVIRFGGVKVQIDGVPAAGDEFKITRDTDNEKRSLLNVVSDLRKALESGDGSTEGVYKMRDSAAVALSNLDTAYTQVDGIRGKVGARLNVIDSTSDFIADVSLVNKSVQSDLQDLDYAEALSRYALQNTVLQATQQSFVKVSQLSLFNYL; this is encoded by the coding sequence ATGCGCATCTCTACCGTCCAGGCGTTCAACAACGGCATCAGCGGCCTGCAGAACAACTATGGCGATGTCAGTCGCTCCCAGGAGCAGATCAGCACCGGCAAGAAGATCCTCACTCCGGCGGACGATCCGGTAGCGTCGATCAAGCTGTTGCAACTGAGCCAGGAAGAGGCGCTCAACGGTCAGTACAACACCGGCATGACCGCCGCCAAGAACAGCCTCAACACCGGGGAAGCCATGCTCACCTCGGTGGAAACGGTGCTGACGCGCATCCGCGAGATCGCCGTCCAGGCGGGCAACGGCGCTTTGGATCCGACCGACCGTGCGTCCCTGGCCAAGGAGGTCGGTCAGCGCGAAGACGAGCTGATGAACCTAATGAACAGCAAGGACGCCAGCGGCAAATACCTGTTCTCCGGCTCCATGGGCGACACCCAGCCTTATGTGCGCAATGCCGACGGCACCTACAGCTACAACGGCGACGAAGGCCAGCGCAGCGTGCAGATCGCCAGCTCCACCTTCGTGCCCATCAGCGACAGCGGCAAGGACGCCTTCGAGAACAACTTCAACGCCAATCGCGTCAAGACTGCGCCAACAGCTGGCAACACGGGTACCGGGCGGATCTCGCTGGGCCTTGTAGAAGACAAGAAGGCCTACGACGACACTTTTCCCGCCAGCACGCCGCCGGTCGCTGCCGACGGTATCGGTATCCATTTCCTCGATGACAAGAAGTACGTCATCTATGACCTGTCCAAGGCACCTACGGCGGCCGAATGGGCGGCCTACGATCCGACCAATCCGCCAGCTGGCCAGCTCAAGGCGGACAGCGTGGATGGCAATCCCTCTACCAGCGACGTCATCCGCTTTGGAGGCGTCAAGGTGCAGATTGATGGTGTGCCCGCAGCCGGTGACGAGTTCAAGATCACCCGCGACACCGACAACGAGAAGCGCAGCCTGCTCAATGTGGTGTCCGACTTGCGCAAGGCCCTGGAGAGCGGCGATGGCAGCACCGAGGGCGTGTACAAGATGCGCGACAGCGCTGCAGTAGCCCTGAGCAACCTCGATACGGCCTATACCCAGGTCGATGGCATCCGCGGCAAAGTTGGCGCACGCCTCAACGTCATCGACTCCACCAGCGACTTCATCGCCGACGTCAGCCTGGTCAATAAGTCGGTGCAGTCGGATCTTCAGGATCTGGACTATGCTGAGGCTTTGTCCCGCTATGCCTTGCAGAATACGGTTCTGCAGGCGACGCAGCAGAGCTTTGTGAAGGTATCGCAGTTGAGTTTGTTCAATTACCTGTGA